One genomic segment of Sanyastnella coralliicola includes these proteins:
- a CDS encoding YbaB/EbfC family nucleoid-associated protein, with protein sequence MFGDMMEKLQKMQQEMKESKARLANITVEGQYEGIVIKMDGNRKVKDITIDPAVAEDIEDLQDLLIVAMNKAIEAADNANESEMSSKAQDLLGGMM encoded by the coding sequence ATGTTCGGAGACATGATGGAAAAGCTGCAGAAGATGCAGCAAGAAATGAAAGAGAGCAAAGCCCGCTTGGCCAACATCACGGTGGAAGGCCAATATGAAGGAATTGTTATCAAAATGGACGGTAACCGTAAGGTAAAAGACATCACAATTGACCCTGCAGTAGCTGAAGACATTGAAGACCTTCAAGACCTGCTAATCGTAGCAATGAACAAGGCTATAGAGGCAGCAGACAATGCCAATGAGTCTGAAATGTCATCCAAAGCTCAAGACCTATTGGGCGGTATGATGTAA
- a CDS encoding cupredoxin domain-containing protein — protein MKLSLSALFTFLSLSLFAQNPCNTDGVVVDSFSFGYSPQVVNIEPGETVVWVNIGGFHNAQGTFNSITQEPYDNPEPFSFPAISGNASGVCIGAFTFTVPGVYNYDCSVGLHAINGMVGQVIVGTGGCTDALAPNFNPDADFDDGSCLEGGCTDPFASNFNPSAGEDDGSCLYEITFRVDVYNQQGISGFARFAADINDFDGSQALMTNVGYGLNEFTILMNEGQTIEYRFEGSSGLETVPAECGVSDGMGGFNRSFTASASPEVLDIVCIDECAACQGCADAFSLNFNPVSDGAGVCNGEIVYGCTYPDAENYEASVTIDDGSCTFAFVPACPGDFNDDGLIGAGDLLGFLAVFGQSCN, from the coding sequence ATGAAATTGTCGCTTTCAGCTCTTTTCACTTTTCTCAGTCTTTCTTTATTTGCCCAGAACCCATGCAACACCGACGGCGTAGTCGTTGATTCGTTCAGCTTTGGTTACAGCCCACAGGTGGTGAATATTGAACCTGGTGAAACAGTAGTATGGGTAAATATTGGAGGTTTCCATAATGCGCAAGGAACGTTCAATAGCATCACCCAAGAGCCATACGACAATCCAGAACCTTTCTCATTTCCAGCTATTTCTGGAAATGCCTCTGGAGTTTGTATTGGGGCGTTCACCTTCACAGTACCTGGGGTATACAATTATGATTGTTCTGTAGGCCTTCATGCTATCAATGGTATGGTGGGCCAAGTAATCGTTGGTACAGGTGGTTGCACGGATGCATTGGCTCCCAACTTCAACCCTGATGCCGACTTTGATGATGGATCTTGTCTTGAAGGTGGTTGTACCGATCCTTTCGCCTCAAATTTCAATCCAAGTGCAGGCGAAGACGATGGGTCTTGTCTCTATGAAATCACGTTTCGCGTAGATGTGTACAACCAACAAGGTATTTCTGGTTTCGCAAGGTTTGCGGCTGATATCAACGATTTTGATGGCTCGCAAGCTTTGATGACGAACGTTGGCTACGGACTGAATGAGTTCACCATCTTGATGAACGAAGGACAAACAATTGAGTACCGATTTGAAGGTAGTTCTGGACTTGAAACTGTTCCCGCAGAATGTGGTGTGTCAGATGGAATGGGAGGATTCAATCGATCCTTCACTGCAAGTGCGTCGCCTGAAGTACTTGACATTGTTTGTATAGATGAATGTGCCGCGTGTCAAGGTTGTGCGGATGCCTTTTCTTTGAATTTCAATCCAGTGTCGGATGGGGCAGGCGTCTGCAACGGCGAAATCGTTTACGGATGCACATACCCTGATGCAGAGAATTACGAAGCTTCCGTGACCATTGATGATGGTAGTTGCACATTTGCATTTGTACCTGCTTGTCCGGGAGACTTCAATGATGACGGCCTGATTGGAGCTGGAGACTTGCTTGGTTTCCTTGCGGTATTTGGTCAGTCGTGCAATTAA